One Dethiosulfovibrio faecalis genomic region harbors:
- a CDS encoding LCP family protein translates to MIRKTRIFLLIFVALVATVAGGAWRLKGLISPEAQDIKQKIQFDEKTGSINILALGVDDVEGVHRSDTIAFITLDIDNKRIKVMSLPRDTRTTIRDHGTQKINHSYAYGGVDLLKETVVNLIGMPIHYTLAVNYESFPKIVDSLGGIDVDVQKNLHYRDNAGGLYINIKKGWRHLDGKTSLEYVRFRHDALGDIGRIQRQQRFLKALLKKLYDPSTMSHLPEITEEILSVVETDIPPSQALQLIGYLKDISPERISFFTMPGKAAMINGASYWSPDLLQTSTLLTSSQDLSSAMNLSGQDEAKVGGVEDLVSEINRPIAILNGDGTSGLGKEISSRLEKHGIEVAYVGNAKHFDFHYSTINHKPGEDSKDVALALARLSGIPENLVKEDRGASYSATLILGHDKDRIIANLDR, encoded by the coding sequence ATGATACGAAAGACGAGGATCTTTTTACTTATATTCGTCGCTCTCGTCGCCACTGTCGCCGGAGGAGCCTGGCGATTGAAGGGATTGATCTCTCCGGAAGCGCAGGATATAAAGCAAAAAATCCAATTCGACGAAAAAACCGGAAGCATAAACATACTGGCCTTGGGGGTCGACGATGTAGAAGGGGTGCATCGGTCCGATACGATAGCCTTCATCACTCTGGACATAGACAACAAGAGGATAAAGGTTATGTCCCTCCCGAGGGATACCAGGACGACCATAAGGGACCATGGAACTCAGAAGATAAATCATTCTTACGCTTACGGCGGGGTAGACCTTCTCAAGGAAACTGTCGTCAACCTGATAGGCATGCCTATACATTATACCTTGGCGGTAAACTATGAAAGCTTCCCCAAGATAGTGGACTCTCTCGGCGGTATCGACGTCGACGTTCAAAAAAATCTTCACTATAGGGATAACGCCGGTGGGCTATACATAAATATCAAAAAGGGATGGCGTCATCTGGACGGCAAGACCTCTCTCGAGTACGTTCGATTTCGTCACGATGCTCTCGGCGATATAGGACGTATTCAGAGACAGCAGAGATTCTTGAAGGCCCTGTTAAAAAAACTCTATGATCCCTCTACCATGTCCCATTTGCCGGAGATAACAGAGGAAATTCTCTCCGTGGTGGAGACCGACATACCTCCGAGTCAGGCCTTACAGCTGATAGGTTACCTAAAAGACATATCTCCCGAGAGGATTTCCTTTTTCACCATGCCAGGAAAGGCCGCGATGATAAACGGAGCTAGCTATTGGTCGCCGGATCTGCTTCAGACATCTACCTTGTTGACGTCCAGTCAGGACCTTTCGAGTGCCATGAATCTAAGCGGTCAGGACGAAGCGAAAGTAGGGGGAGTAGAGGATCTCGTGTCAGAGATAAACCGACCTATAGCTATATTGAACGGAGACGGTACCTCCGGGCTTGGAAAAGAGATATCCTCCAGACTCGAAAAGCACGGCATAGAGGTGGCTTACGTAGGCAACGCCAAGCATTTTGACTTTCACTACAGCACTATAAACCATAAACCCGGAGAGGACTCCAAAGATGTCGCCCTTGCTTTGGCTAGGCTTTCCGGTATCCCGGAAAATCTGGTCAAAGAGGACAGAGGGGCCTCCTATAGTGCAACTTTGATATTGGGACACGACAAAGACAGGATAATCGCTAATTTAGACAGATAG
- the tpiA gene encoding triose-phosphate isomerase, which translates to MKNYLFGNWKMNMNGSEIDRFFKDLSSSFPEKSETVMAIFPPFVYLERAVKLAKSMGVADKLSIGVQNVHEADKGAYTGEISVEMALDCGAVYSLIGHSERRHVFGESEERIAAKVNACCSRGLKTVLCVGETLEERDGGVTWETIERQLKSGLSGDKIPSDSIVVAYEPVWAIGTGRSASPEDAQEVCGAIRKWLSGRFPGATIPILYGGSVKPDNSESLFSMTDIDGGLVGGASLDPGSFLNMVR; encoded by the coding sequence ATGAAAAACTATCTTTTCGGAAACTGGAAGATGAACATGAACGGGTCTGAGATAGACCGTTTTTTTAAAGATCTATCCTCCAGTTTTCCTGAAAAATCGGAAACGGTAATGGCTATATTCCCTCCATTCGTCTATCTGGAGAGGGCCGTCAAACTTGCGAAATCCATGGGCGTTGCAGATAAGCTCTCCATAGGGGTTCAGAACGTTCACGAGGCCGACAAGGGCGCCTATACGGGCGAGATATCGGTGGAAATGGCCCTGGACTGTGGAGCCGTATACAGCTTGATCGGTCATAGCGAGAGACGTCACGTCTTTGGAGAGTCGGAAGAACGTATAGCGGCCAAGGTGAACGCCTGTTGTAGCCGAGGCCTGAAGACCGTTTTATGCGTAGGAGAGACGCTGGAGGAGCGGGATGGGGGAGTTACCTGGGAGACGATAGAGAGGCAGTTGAAATCCGGACTCTCCGGAGATAAAATCCCGTCCGATTCTATCGTAGTGGCCTACGAGCCCGTATGGGCTATAGGAACGGGACGTTCTGCCTCTCCCGAGGACGCCCAGGAAGTATGCGGGGCCATAAGAAAATGGCTATCAGGTCGCTTCCCCGGTGCCACGATTCCCATCCTATACGGAGGAAGCGTAAAACCGGACAACTCGGAAAGTCTGTTCTCCATGACCGATATAGACGGTGGACTCGTAGGAGGAGCTTCCTTAGATCCTGGATCTTTCCTGAACATGGTTCGATAA
- the nadD gene encoding nicotinate-nucleotide adenylyltransferase has product MSSVRKIGVMGGTFDPIHHGHLVAAEEAYHALGLERVIFIPTGDSFHKKDRRVTSPEDRYMMTCLATLENDHFRVSRIEIDRHEPSYTVETMREMSHWYPEGTASFFFITGIDAVMTMENWHEHEYLPGLCTIVAVSRPGYDRDEIQDETCFPTFLENSVVPLSIPSLSISSTDIRKRVAKGENIRYLVPPLVEKFIDKKRLYRKEESAHRA; this is encoded by the coding sequence ATGTCCTCTGTCCGTAAGATCGGCGTGATGGGAGGAACCTTCGATCCTATACATCACGGGCATTTGGTAGCGGCGGAAGAAGCCTACCATGCCTTGGGCCTGGAGAGGGTTATATTTATCCCCACCGGAGATTCTTTTCATAAAAAGGACAGGAGAGTCACGTCTCCGGAAGACAGATACATGATGACCTGTCTGGCTACTTTGGAAAACGATCATTTCAGGGTCTCTCGGATCGAGATAGACAGGCATGAACCCAGCTATACAGTGGAGACCATGAGAGAGATGAGCCATTGGTATCCCGAGGGTACCGCTTCTTTCTTCTTTATCACAGGAATAGATGCGGTCATGACCATGGAGAACTGGCACGAGCACGAGTATCTTCCCGGATTATGCACCATCGTGGCGGTAAGTCGTCCTGGTTACGATCGTGATGAAATCCAAGACGAGACCTGCTTTCCCACCTTTCTGGAGAACTCGGTCGTCCCTCTATCCATACCCTCTTTGTCCATATCGAGCACCGACATAAGGAAACGGGTCGCAAAAGGGGAGAACATAAGGTATTTAGTGCCTCCCCTGGTGGAGAAGTTTATAGACAAAAAAAGGCTTTACAGGAAGGAAGAATCGGCACATAGAGCATGA
- a CDS encoding ribosomal-processing cysteine protease Prp: MTKVVISRRNGLIHALSVEGHSGYAPSGEDIVCAAVTTLVQALHIGLSDVLGNPVDSRVDQENTKIALEWHGMSSEVQAIAATICESFRALAETYPENVQLVEVQEDAS, translated from the coding sequence ATGACCAAGGTGGTGATCTCCCGACGGAATGGTTTAATACACGCTCTGTCGGTGGAGGGACATTCAGGATATGCCCCTTCGGGGGAGGATATCGTCTGTGCCGCGGTCACCACGCTTGTCCAGGCTCTCCATATAGGTCTTTCCGACGTCCTAGGTAATCCCGTGGATAGTCGCGTAGACCAGGAAAACACAAAGATAGCCCTTGAATGGCACGGCATGTCGTCGGAGGTCCAGGCGATAGCCGCAACGATCTGCGAGAGCTTCAGAGCTCTTGCGGAAACCTATCCGGAAAATGTACAATTGGTGGAGGTGCAGGAAGATGCTTCGTAA
- a CDS encoding TlyA family RNA methyltransferase, with product MKKRKERLDKRMVELGLSETRSRAQAVIMSGEVLLNGEVADKAGTPVDLDDLVELKAKGRTEWASRGAYKLLGGLEAFPVSPEGRVCLDVGASTGGFTDVLLSRGAEKVYAVDVGYGQLHWRLRTDPRVVIMERTNARYIVPEDFSPLPSLAVMDASFISIRLLLPALERILPDGGEILTLVKPQFEAGRDRIGKGGVVKSSKLHLDILRELNDFISSDTNLGLRGCIPSPIKGPKGNVEFLFYLVKGVPSLSVDLAAEVEKAHEGEMDG from the coding sequence GTGAAAAAACGGAAAGAAAGACTGGATAAAAGGATGGTCGAGCTGGGTCTCTCAGAGACGAGAAGTCGAGCTCAGGCCGTTATCATGAGCGGCGAGGTACTGTTGAACGGCGAGGTCGCGGATAAGGCCGGTACTCCTGTAGACCTGGATGACCTGGTCGAACTTAAAGCCAAAGGGCGCACGGAGTGGGCAAGTCGTGGAGCTTACAAACTTCTGGGAGGATTGGAGGCTTTTCCCGTGTCTCCAGAGGGTAGGGTCTGTCTGGATGTAGGGGCTTCCACCGGAGGCTTTACCGATGTCCTGCTTTCCAGAGGGGCGGAAAAGGTCTATGCCGTGGACGTGGGGTACGGGCAGCTTCATTGGAGGTTGAGGACCGACCCCAGGGTCGTCATAATGGAGAGGACGAACGCGAGGTACATCGTCCCGGAGGATTTCTCGCCTCTGCCGTCACTGGCCGTCATGGACGCCTCTTTCATCTCGATAAGGCTCCTGCTACCTGCGCTCGAGAGGATCCTTCCCGACGGCGGAGAGATCTTGACCTTGGTAAAGCCTCAATTCGAGGCAGGGCGAGATAGGATCGGGAAGGGTGGAGTGGTGAAATCGTCCAAGCTACATTTGGATATCCTGAGAGAACTGAACGACTTCATCTCTTCCGATACGAACCTGGGGCTTCGTGGCTGTATCCCATCTCCCATAAAAGGCCCCAAGGGGAACGTAGAATTCCTTTTTTATCTAGTTAAGGGGGTTCCATCGCTCTCCGTTGACCTGGCAGCCGAGGTTGAAAAAGCCCACGAGGGGGAAATGGACGGATGA
- the rplU gene encoding 50S ribosomal protein L21, whose translation MYAIIETGGKQYRVQPGDELKIEKLAIEENDQVSFDKVLLVGSEDDVKVGTPHVEGASVKGTVLTNGKNKKQIVFKYKNKTKYRRFRGHRQPFSLVRIDSIDS comes from the coding sequence ATGTACGCTATAATCGAAACCGGTGGAAAGCAATATCGAGTTCAGCCAGGAGACGAGCTCAAGATCGAGAAGTTGGCGATAGAGGAGAACGATCAGGTCTCCTTCGACAAGGTCCTTCTTGTAGGCTCGGAGGACGACGTTAAGGTCGGGACCCCTCATGTAGAGGGAGCCTCGGTAAAGGGAACCGTTCTTACCAATGGCAAGAACAAGAAACAGATCGTCTTCAAGTACAAGAACAAGACCAAATATAGGAGATTCAGAGGGCATAGACAGCCCTTCAGCTTGGTCAGAATCGACTCTATCGACAGCTGA
- a CDS encoding DNA repair protein RecN, with protein MIEELHIRHIGGIRESHLRFSSGLTAITGESGAGKSSVVRALELASGKRASSSMIRSDSDSADVEAVYLFDEEAPDFLYGSEDGRLFVRREIVKNGRGKVLLQNRQAPVGALSEVSQKLITIQSQFAQLELLDQDKQLFILDLCGGDSLKKLRGSLKDQVKATISIEKELQSLRQRQRSITDRFKSAEEVVHRWRKMDISEESEALWEEEYRRLSEELERLNDLRKIVIRMKNDEPGSVKEELDDLIQRLSQLLPRKRCDDLSPHMEAIVEGYGALLNELESDSDEDRRSAIEESVEELESKIGHLRKLKRAAGVTSLKDLILYCREADQELDWLSKSNDLRQVLEKDVEEHRKTASRMALELRKLRKKAALWLEARVNRCLNEMAMEDARFSVGLIEERKLRPNGADSVEFRLSWGRNEPGPVSKMASGGELSRILLAIRLSLPEEDRPPTVVFDEVEAGLGGRAAVLAGLKLRDLSRRCQVIMVTHEASIAALADVHLVVKRDGMDSEISELEDEERISEIARMLSGDLDMDEARSHAFMLLRRGESPTSTE; from the coding sequence TTGATAGAGGAGCTTCATATACGTCATATAGGAGGTATAAGGGAGAGTCACCTTCGGTTTTCCTCCGGCCTGACGGCCATAACAGGAGAAAGCGGAGCTGGCAAAAGCAGTGTGGTCAGAGCCCTGGAGCTTGCATCCGGAAAGAGAGCCTCTTCCTCCATGATAAGGTCCGACAGCGACTCGGCAGATGTGGAGGCTGTGTATCTTTTCGACGAGGAAGCCCCCGACTTTCTCTACGGTTCGGAGGACGGGCGTCTGTTTGTAAGAAGGGAGATCGTTAAAAACGGACGAGGAAAGGTGCTCCTTCAAAACAGACAGGCTCCGGTCGGAGCTCTCTCGGAGGTCTCTCAAAAACTGATCACCATACAGAGTCAGTTCGCCCAGTTAGAGCTGCTGGATCAGGATAAACAGCTGTTTATCCTCGATCTCTGCGGTGGAGATAGTCTGAAAAAACTTCGGGGAAGCTTAAAGGATCAGGTCAAGGCGACCATCTCCATAGAGAAGGAGCTTCAGAGCCTCAGACAACGACAGAGATCGATTACAGATCGATTTAAAAGCGCCGAGGAGGTCGTCCATCGCTGGAGAAAGATGGATATCTCCGAGGAAAGCGAGGCCCTCTGGGAAGAGGAATACAGAAGGCTGTCGGAGGAACTCGAGCGTCTGAACGACCTTCGTAAAATCGTCATAAGGATGAAAAACGATGAACCGGGGAGCGTCAAGGAAGAGTTGGACGATTTGATCCAACGTTTGTCTCAACTTCTCCCCAGAAAACGATGCGACGACCTGTCTCCGCACATGGAAGCCATCGTGGAGGGATATGGAGCTCTCCTAAACGAACTCGAAAGCGATTCCGACGAGGATCGTCGATCCGCCATAGAGGAAAGCGTAGAAGAGCTAGAGTCAAAGATAGGTCACCTCAGAAAGCTTAAAAGGGCAGCCGGTGTTACCTCTCTGAAGGATCTCATCCTTTACTGTAGGGAGGCGGACCAGGAGTTGGACTGGTTGTCCAAGAGCAACGACCTTAGACAGGTTCTGGAGAAGGACGTGGAGGAGCACAGGAAGACCGCATCCAGGATGGCCTTGGAACTTCGAAAGCTGAGAAAAAAAGCGGCTTTATGGCTTGAGGCCAGAGTAAATCGATGTCTGAACGAGATGGCTATGGAGGACGCTCGCTTTTCGGTGGGGCTGATAGAGGAGAGAAAGCTCAGACCTAACGGGGCGGACTCGGTCGAGTTTCGACTTTCATGGGGAAGGAACGAGCCTGGACCGGTCTCTAAGATGGCATCTGGAGGGGAGTTGAGCCGCATTCTTTTGGCCATAAGACTCTCTCTTCCAGAGGAGGATCGGCCTCCTACCGTCGTTTTCGACGAGGTGGAGGCCGGTTTGGGAGGTAGAGCCGCGGTGTTGGCCGGTCTGAAGTTGAGGGACCTATCCCGCAGGTGCCAGGTGATAATGGTTACCCATGAGGCATCTATAGCGGCCTTGGCGGACGTACACCTGGTCGTCAAAAGGGACGGGATGGACAGCGAGATATCCGAACTAGAGGACGAAGAGAGAATCTCCGAGATAGCAAGGATGCTCTCCGGCGATCTGGATATGGACGAGGCCAGATCCCATGCCTTTATGCTCTTGAGACGAGGGGAATCGCCCACCTCCACGGAGTAA
- the rpmA gene encoding 50S ribosomal protein L27, whose translation MLRNLLSLQFFAHKKGQGSSSNGRDSRGQRLGLKLSDGQIAKAGNIIVRQRGTSFHPGVNVGLGKDYTLFALKDGIVRFKNKGARKYVTIEELTPAV comes from the coding sequence ATGCTTCGTAATCTATTAAGTCTTCAGTTTTTCGCCCATAAAAAGGGACAGGGGAGTAGCTCGAACGGAAGAGACTCTCGCGGACAGAGGCTTGGCCTCAAGCTCAGCGACGGTCAGATAGCCAAGGCCGGCAATATCATAGTTCGTCAGAGAGGTACGTCCTTTCACCCTGGCGTTAACGTCGGACTCGGCAAGGACTACACCCTTTTCGCGTTGAAGGACGGTATCGTCCGTTTCAAGAACAAGGGTGCTAGAAAATACGTCACCATAGAAGAACTCACCCCGGCCGTTTAA
- the dxs gene encoding 1-deoxy-D-xylulose-5-phosphate synthase, producing the protein MSILENMEGPDELERLSYADVDVLCQDVRDMITDVVFENGGHLASSLGAVELTVSILRNFDPYSDRIVFDVGHQTYPYKILTDRKDRFHSVRSLGGISGFPKRSESPCDHFDVGHSSTSLSAALGYAKARDLLKEDHEVVAIIGDGSIINGMAFEALNHLKEADTKVIFVLNDNDMAISPRIGGAANHFAHLSANPYYRKFKKAIKECCKGIPKGETIEHILGKAKDQIKSLVKPENIFDSLDIDYWGPFDGHSVEEMDLIFSLAKKFDKSVLIHLITQKGRGLEIAEREPSVYHGVPSALSRLKKASKSWSQAVADEIGDLAERDPRVVALTPAMKEGSKLNGFAESFPDRFFDVGIAEEHMVTMAAGMAAGGLKPVAFIYSTFLQRAMDQMALDVCLQNLPVLFAIDRAGMVGEDGETHQGLFDIGWCRMIPNLVVQAPRDLVDLKAMIAEAMNRDGPTAIRYPRGAVVTSLCREGSISVQGLKAEILYPSLGEVTYMGIGKTVNFLAQARDEAIRRLYPSPGLVDLRTIAPLDYETLDPLLLRGGTVVTAEDGYLDGGIGEAIAARAAELNADVSIHRMGVKKAFLPHGTVEDQWDICGMTLEKAVSFCGEKTERKTG; encoded by the coding sequence ATGTCTATACTCGAAAACATGGAAGGACCGGATGAACTGGAGAGATTAAGCTATGCGGATGTAGACGTCCTCTGTCAAGACGTCAGGGATATGATAACTGACGTGGTATTCGAAAACGGTGGGCATCTCGCCTCGTCCCTCGGAGCGGTGGAGCTGACGGTATCGATATTGAGGAACTTCGATCCTTACAGCGATCGAATCGTATTCGACGTGGGACATCAGACATATCCCTACAAGATACTGACCGACAGGAAGGATCGTTTCCACTCGGTCCGAAGTCTGGGGGGAATCAGCGGCTTTCCCAAGAGATCCGAGAGTCCCTGCGACCATTTCGACGTGGGACACAGCAGCACATCCCTGTCCGCTGCTTTAGGCTACGCAAAGGCCAGAGACCTCCTGAAGGAAGATCACGAGGTCGTGGCGATAATAGGGGATGGTTCCATAATAAACGGGATGGCTTTCGAGGCTTTGAACCACCTCAAGGAAGCGGATACCAAGGTAATATTCGTCCTGAACGATAACGACATGGCTATAAGCCCCAGAATCGGTGGCGCTGCGAACCATTTCGCTCACCTCAGCGCCAATCCCTACTACCGCAAGTTCAAGAAGGCCATCAAGGAGTGTTGCAAAGGCATCCCTAAGGGGGAGACCATTGAGCACATCTTGGGGAAGGCAAAGGATCAGATAAAAAGCCTGGTGAAGCCGGAAAACATCTTCGATTCCCTTGATATAGATTACTGGGGGCCTTTCGACGGACACTCGGTGGAGGAGATGGACTTGATCTTCTCCCTCGCAAAGAAGTTCGATAAATCGGTGCTGATCCATCTCATAACCCAAAAGGGAAGAGGTCTCGAGATCGCAGAGAGGGAGCCGAGCGTTTATCACGGAGTCCCTTCCGCCCTATCCCGGTTGAAGAAGGCCTCAAAAAGCTGGAGTCAGGCCGTAGCGGACGAAATCGGAGATCTGGCGGAAAGGGATCCTCGTGTCGTGGCCCTCACCCCTGCGATGAAAGAAGGATCTAAGCTCAACGGTTTTGCGGAAAGCTTTCCCGATCGTTTTTTCGACGTGGGGATAGCCGAAGAACACATGGTTACCATGGCCGCCGGAATGGCGGCAGGGGGGCTTAAACCGGTCGCTTTCATATATTCCACCTTTCTTCAAAGGGCGATGGATCAGATGGCCCTGGACGTCTGCCTCCAAAATCTACCGGTCTTATTTGCCATAGACCGAGCCGGCATGGTCGGAGAGGACGGAGAGACCCATCAGGGACTCTTCGATATCGGATGGTGTCGAATGATACCGAACCTGGTCGTTCAGGCTCCCAGAGATCTGGTGGATCTTAAAGCCATGATCGCCGAAGCGATGAATAGAGATGGGCCTACCGCTATAAGGTACCCCAGAGGAGCGGTGGTTACCTCTCTTTGTCGAGAGGGATCGATATCGGTGCAGGGGCTTAAGGCGGAAATACTCTATCCCTCGCTGGGAGAGGTCACCTATATGGGCATAGGGAAGACAGTGAATTTCCTAGCCCAGGCCAGAGACGAGGCCATAAGGAGGCTTTATCCTTCTCCTGGCCTGGTGGATCTGAGAACCATCGCCCCTCTGGACTATGAGACCCTGGATCCCCTTCTTCTGAGAGGCGGCACTGTGGTAACCGCCGAGGATGGCTATCTGGACGGAGGCATAGGAGAGGCTATAGCGGCCAGAGCTGCGGAGCTCAACGCCGACGTGTCCATTCACCGTATGGGAGTGAAAAAAGCCTTCCTTCCTCATGGGACGGTTGAGGATCAATGGGATATATGTGGCATGACCCTGGAGAAGGCGGTGTCTTTTTGCGGTGAAAAAACGGAAAGAAAGACTGGATAA
- the obgE gene encoding GTPase ObgE, whose amino-acid sequence MKFVDIVTIQVAAGRGGNGCMSFRREKFVPKGGPDGGNGGRGGHIFLEATTDLHTLADFEYSRHISSNNGAHGQGARKFGANASDVVIKVPCGTIVFDKDTGEPLADLVEPGDRCLVARGGRGGKGNAHFANSRRRAPRFSEKGEDGEKRKITMELKLIADVALVGVPNAGKSSLLAAISNATPKIADYPFTTLSPNLGVMRIDQDKIVVADIPGLIEGAHQNKGLGHYFLRHIERTRVIVHVLDLSSGSLESVVNQWETVLDEFRAYNADLLERPYIVVGNKIDIDSGRDLIDKADEFFSQRDIRFIATSALTGEGVQKFMDHIVSLSREHPRPTGTTRLFATVEENLPEKRTRDKVQILKLHESGCFRVIHPRIEAASARYDFGQEEAAVRFMRILRQYKVEELLEASGAQEGDTIYIGDVAFEFQPERAY is encoded by the coding sequence ATGAAATTTGTAGATATAGTAACCATACAGGTGGCTGCCGGTAGAGGCGGTAACGGATGTATGAGTTTTCGCAGGGAAAAATTCGTTCCCAAAGGAGGTCCCGACGGCGGAAACGGCGGTAGGGGTGGCCATATTTTTCTCGAGGCCACCACGGATCTGCATACCCTGGCGGACTTCGAGTACTCTAGACATATTTCGTCCAACAACGGAGCTCATGGACAGGGAGCCAGAAAATTCGGTGCCAACGCATCGGACGTGGTGATAAAGGTTCCATGTGGTACCATCGTCTTCGACAAAGATACGGGCGAGCCCCTGGCTGACCTGGTGGAGCCCGGTGACCGTTGTCTGGTGGCCAGAGGCGGGAGAGGCGGGAAGGGCAACGCCCATTTCGCCAACTCCAGGAGACGGGCCCCCCGTTTTTCCGAAAAAGGCGAGGACGGGGAAAAACGAAAGATAACCATGGAGCTCAAACTGATAGCCGATGTAGCCTTAGTAGGGGTCCCGAACGCGGGGAAGTCGTCCCTTTTGGCGGCGATATCCAACGCGACCCCTAAAATAGCTGATTATCCCTTTACCACTTTATCCCCTAATCTTGGAGTCATGAGGATAGACCAGGATAAAATCGTAGTAGCCGACATACCGGGACTGATCGAAGGAGCTCATCAGAACAAAGGACTAGGCCATTACTTTCTTCGTCATATAGAGAGGACCAGGGTCATCGTCCACGTCCTGGATCTCAGCTCCGGTTCCCTTGAGAGCGTCGTTAATCAATGGGAAACCGTTTTGGACGAGTTCCGGGCATACAACGCCGATCTGTTGGAGCGACCCTATATAGTCGTGGGGAACAAGATCGACATAGACTCGGGCAGGGATTTGATCGATAAGGCCGATGAATTCTTCTCCCAAAGGGATATCCGCTTTATCGCTACAAGCGCTTTGACTGGAGAAGGGGTCCAGAAATTCATGGATCATATAGTCTCACTGTCCAGAGAACATCCAAGACCTACGGGGACCACCAGGCTGTTCGCTACGGTGGAGGAGAATCTTCCAGAAAAAAGGACCAGGGATAAGGTCCAGATCCTCAAGCTTCACGAGTCCGGCTGCTTCCGGGTGATTCATCCCAGGATAGAGGCAGCTTCCGCCAGATACGATTTCGGTCAAGAAGAGGCTGCTGTGAGGTTTATGAGGATACTTAGACAATATAAGGTGGAAGAACTTCTGGAAGCAAGCGGAGCTCAGGAGGGAGACACCATATATATAGGCGACGTCGCGTTCGAGTTCCAGCCGGAACGGGCTTACTGA
- a CDS encoding NAD(+)/NADH kinase, producing the protein MTQNKVLGLIVNTQKPKAIETAIKLLRWAPENGITFRLPPMEASVLGMPVNDRGWKDGISVAIVIGGDGTFLRAARYVLDDHIALYGVNLGRLGFLAAGDRENVKDDVLKIVAGDYQIQRRQLMLGELYRSNHREHVLYALNDLVLTKGALARVMEVDIKVCGKPTSVLRADGIIASTPTGSTAYALSAGGPIVPPHVPCMIMAPICAHTLYARPMVLGPEDVLTLSPKGESRDLTLTQDGQLGYEILPGDRIDISLAKNKAVDTLWLPGRDYYDLLSKKLMWGQTFYVSDGEE; encoded by the coding sequence ATGACCCAGAATAAGGTCTTGGGACTTATCGTCAATACCCAGAAACCGAAGGCTATAGAGACTGCTATTAAGCTTTTGCGCTGGGCACCGGAAAACGGAATAACGTTTAGACTTCCGCCTATGGAAGCCTCCGTGTTGGGAATGCCGGTAAACGACAGAGGCTGGAAGGACGGCATATCCGTGGCGATCGTCATAGGGGGAGACGGTACGTTTCTTAGGGCCGCCCGTTATGTATTGGACGATCATATAGCCCTTTACGGAGTAAACCTGGGACGCCTAGGCTTTCTCGCCGCCGGTGACAGGGAAAACGTGAAAGACGACGTCCTCAAAATAGTCGCCGGAGACTATCAGATCCAAAGAAGACAGCTCATGCTAGGCGAACTCTATCGATCGAATCACAGGGAGCATGTCCTATACGCCCTCAACGACCTGGTCCTGACCAAGGGGGCCCTCGCCAGGGTAATGGAGGTCGATATCAAGGTCTGCGGCAAGCCGACCAGCGTCCTCAGGGCGGACGGCATAATAGCCTCGACTCCGACCGGGTCGACGGCATATGCTCTATCGGCGGGAGGACCGATAGTACCTCCTCACGTACCCTGCATGATCATGGCCCCCATATGCGCCCATACTCTCTATGCCAGGCCCATGGTGCTCGGTCCGGAGGACGTCCTGACCCTCTCTCCTAAGGGAGAGAGTCGTGACCTCACCCTCACACAGGACGGCCAATTGGGGTACGAGATACTTCCGGGAGACAGGATAGACATAAGTTTGGCCAAAAACAAGGCGGTAGACACCCTTTGGCTGCCTGGAAGGGACTACTACGACCTTTTAAGTAAAAAACTCATGTGGGGACAGACCTTCTACGTCTCCGACGGCGAGGAGTGA
- the rsfS gene encoding ribosome silencing factor has translation MEYSKQADSVAKAVSDKRGNDVTIMDVREGSTIAEEFVVVTANSDVHMKTLCEAASDALDELGVSHTVEGQTSSMWRLIDAGYLLVHVFSSKGREFYDLERIWGDHPNVKLQNQD, from the coding sequence GTGGAATACAGCAAACAAGCCGATTCGGTAGCCAAAGCCGTTTCCGACAAAAGAGGAAACGACGTCACGATAATGGACGTCAGAGAGGGTTCTACCATTGCGGAGGAATTCGTGGTCGTCACCGCTAACTCGGACGTCCATATGAAGACGCTCTGCGAAGCCGCATCGGACGCTTTAGACGAGTTGGGGGTATCTCATACTGTCGAGGGCCAGACCAGCTCTATGTGGCGTTTGATAGATGCGGGATACCTACTGGTTCACGTATTCAGCTCCAAGGGCAGAGAGTTCTACGATCTGGAGAGGATATGGGGAGATCATCCTAACGTGAAGCTGCAAAATCAGGACTGA